One part of the Alistipes onderdonkii genome encodes these proteins:
- a CDS encoding O-antigen ligase family protein, whose translation MERYGSITTPVSVPRLIVGAMLAAGVAVLILAFTQYGLLAGLAVSVIPAALCILWVTLRNPAISMLGLFVANYFIMALTRYAHDLPFGMILDALIFYNILIITLQALMRPIEWKRASSGLTVVAAIWMAYCILEIVNPESVSVAGWFSSVRSISFYFFFIVVLTQLTMTEYKYLKYMLAVWSVLTLIAVGKACMQKFFGFNAAENYWLFVLGGRSTHIIHSGVRYFSFFSDAANFGGSMGLSMVVFSISALYYRNSWMKLYLLLVAAAACYGMLISGTRSALAVPFVGYSAFIMMSRNIKMIGAGVFLIIAAFIFLKFTTIGQGNSIIRRARSAFNTNDPSFQVRLANQAKLRELMADKPFGAGLGHGGGKAKTFAPNAALSQIPTDSWFVMVWVETGVVGILLHIGILLYILARGAYLVVFKLRNTQLRGFTAALTAGISGIVVMAYANEILGQIPTGAILYMSMGFIFLAPRFDRELARKEILDRAMSAQPPRARENYE comes from the coding sequence ATGGAACGCTACGGCAGCATAACCACCCCGGTCAGCGTGCCCCGGCTCATCGTCGGGGCAATGCTGGCCGCCGGTGTGGCCGTGCTCATCCTGGCGTTCACCCAATACGGGTTGCTTGCCGGACTGGCCGTCTCGGTGATCCCGGCGGCACTGTGCATCCTGTGGGTCACACTGCGCAACCCCGCCATTTCAATGCTCGGGCTGTTCGTGGCCAACTATTTCATCATGGCGCTCACGCGTTACGCCCACGACCTGCCGTTCGGGATGATCCTCGACGCACTGATCTTCTACAACATCCTGATTATAACGCTGCAAGCCCTGATGCGCCCCATCGAATGGAAGCGCGCCAGTTCGGGGCTGACCGTCGTGGCAGCGATCTGGATGGCCTACTGCATCCTCGAAATAGTGAACCCGGAGTCGGTCTCGGTCGCGGGATGGTTCTCGTCGGTGCGGTCGATCTCCTTCTATTTCTTCTTCATCGTCGTGCTCACACAGCTCACGATGACCGAGTACAAATACCTGAAATACATGCTCGCCGTTTGGTCGGTGCTGACACTGATCGCCGTCGGGAAAGCCTGCATGCAGAAATTCTTCGGCTTTAACGCCGCGGAGAACTACTGGCTGTTCGTGCTGGGCGGCCGTTCGACACACATCATCCACAGCGGCGTGCGTTACTTCTCGTTCTTCAGCGACGCGGCCAATTTCGGCGGCTCGATGGGGCTGTCGATGGTCGTATTCTCGATTTCGGCGCTCTACTACCGCAACTCGTGGATGAAGCTCTACCTGCTGCTCGTGGCGGCCGCGGCATGCTACGGCATGCTGATCTCGGGAACCCGCAGCGCACTGGCCGTACCGTTCGTGGGCTACTCGGCCTTCATCATGATGTCGCGCAACATCAAGATGATCGGTGCGGGCGTTTTCCTGATCATCGCAGCCTTCATCTTCCTGAAATTCACCACCATCGGGCAGGGAAACAGCATTATCCGGCGTGCCCGCAGCGCCTTCAACACAAACGACCCCTCGTTCCAGGTGCGCCTGGCAAACCAGGCCAAACTACGCGAACTGATGGCTGACAAGCCTTTCGGCGCCGGACTGGGACACGGCGGCGGCAAGGCCAAGACCTTCGCCCCGAATGCGGCATTGTCGCAGATTCCGACCGACTCGTGGTTCGTGATGGTCTGGGTCGAAACGGGTGTCGTCGGCATCCTGCTGCACATCGGCATCCTGCTCTACATCCTGGCGCGGGGCGCCTACCTGGTGGTCTTCAAACTGAGGAACACCCAGCTGAGGGGATTCACGGCGGCGCTTACGGCGGGAATCTCGGGCATCGTGGTCATGGCCTATGCCAACGAGATCCTAGGGCAGATCCCCACGGGCGCCATCCTCTACATGAGCATGGGTTTCATCTTTCTGGCACCGCGTTTCGACCGCGAACTGGCGCGCAAGGAGATACTCGACAGGGCGATGTCCGCGCAACCGCCCCGCGCAAGGGAAAATTACGAATAG
- a CDS encoding GumC family protein translates to MNYIAYTARFLYRIKWWLILCPLLVALLVYIKMGTKPRNYKSTTTIYTGIVSGYDITTTEGSRQDWNVINNAMDNLINIILSQSTLKNVSLRLYAQGLTHLDPDNDNQYLSARTSRYLLSKTPPDVMELVDHTSEKNTYENLRKYEEIDHNNHVYGMFHWSPPYYSYQALSQIKVKRLANSDMLEISYENDDPAIVYNTLIILNDEFVKQYRDLRFGETNNVIAYFESELERVGNNLRNLEDSLRDYNVQHRVINYDEQTKHIAALSRDYELRYEEILLNFESAEKLRASIEGQLEGLQETFRNNAEFIEKLHKIGSIYSRLSAAEAFQPETDGTEGISDRTAMPASRNDTGQLRRKLSEETRSLQELTTNIANQQYTKEGLSANTIVTEWLAAVLLAEKSRAELAVMKLRKQELDQKYTQFSPVGSTLKRKGREINFSEQSYLSILTALNTARLRQKNLQMTSATLKIINAPVLPLEAEPSKRKMMVAAAGLATLLFVLGFFILLELLDRTLRDKVRAERITKGRVIGAFPGKAYFGQRRFTKQYREIASRYIGNAAVNYFDPAKQPNVLNILSTERGDGKSLIAEHLAAFFREADMKVRIVSWNKDFDIERKEYLLAEKLGDFVRDIPGEVPLAEADVVLVEYPPFATSSVPKELLRHAALSIVIAPANRTWKDTDQLLFEKAEKLSGRTPVVLCLNCAGRDVVQTFTGLMPPYSRLRRLGYQISQFGFTAVK, encoded by the coding sequence ATGAACTACATCGCATATACCGCGCGGTTTCTCTACCGCATCAAGTGGTGGCTGATACTCTGTCCGCTGCTGGTCGCGCTGCTCGTCTACATAAAGATGGGTACCAAACCGCGCAACTACAAGTCCACGACGACGATCTACACGGGCATCGTCTCGGGATACGACATCACGACCACCGAAGGCTCGCGCCAGGACTGGAACGTCATCAACAATGCGATGGACAACCTGATCAACATCATCCTGTCGCAGTCCACGCTCAAGAACGTTTCGCTACGCCTCTACGCACAGGGGCTTACGCACCTCGACCCGGACAACGACAACCAGTACCTCTCGGCACGCACCTCGCGGTACCTGCTGAGCAAAACCCCGCCCGACGTCATGGAGCTCGTCGACCACACTTCGGAAAAGAACACTTACGAGAACCTGCGCAAATACGAAGAGATAGACCATAACAACCACGTCTACGGCATGTTCCACTGGAGCCCTCCGTATTACAGCTACCAGGCGCTGAGCCAGATCAAGGTCAAGAGGCTGGCCAACAGCGACATGCTGGAAATCAGCTACGAGAACGACGACCCGGCCATCGTCTACAACACGCTGATTATCCTCAACGACGAGTTCGTCAAGCAGTACCGCGACCTGCGGTTCGGCGAGACGAACAACGTCATCGCCTATTTCGAATCCGAGCTGGAGCGGGTGGGAAACAACCTGCGCAACCTGGAGGATTCGCTGCGCGACTACAACGTCCAGCACCGTGTCATCAACTACGACGAGCAGACCAAGCACATCGCCGCCCTCTCGCGCGACTACGAATTGCGCTACGAGGAGATCCTGCTGAACTTCGAGAGCGCCGAGAAACTGCGCGCCTCGATCGAAGGGCAGCTCGAAGGGTTGCAGGAGACTTTCCGCAACAACGCCGAGTTCATCGAGAAACTCCATAAGATCGGGAGCATCTATTCGCGCCTGTCGGCCGCCGAGGCCTTCCAGCCCGAAACCGACGGCACGGAAGGTATTTCCGACCGGACGGCCATGCCCGCCAGCCGCAACGACACGGGGCAGTTACGCAGGAAACTGAGCGAGGAGACCCGCAGCCTGCAGGAGCTCACCACGAACATCGCCAACCAACAATATACGAAGGAGGGACTTTCGGCCAATACGATCGTGACGGAGTGGCTCGCCGCCGTACTGCTGGCCGAGAAATCCCGCGCCGAACTGGCGGTGATGAAGCTCCGCAAACAGGAACTCGACCAGAAATATACGCAGTTCTCGCCCGTGGGCTCGACCCTCAAACGCAAGGGGCGCGAAATCAACTTCTCGGAACAGTCCTACCTCTCGATCCTCACGGCGCTCAACACGGCCCGCCTGCGCCAGAAGAACCTGCAGATGACTTCGGCGACGCTGAAGATCATCAACGCCCCGGTGCTTCCCCTGGAGGCGGAACCGAGCAAACGCAAGATGATGGTCGCCGCGGCAGGCCTCGCCACGCTCCTGTTCGTACTGGGATTCTTCATCCTGCTCGAACTGCTCGACCGCACGCTGCGTGACAAAGTCCGCGCCGAGCGCATCACCAAGGGGCGGGTCATCGGGGCCTTTCCCGGCAAAGCCTATTTCGGACAGCGGAGGTTCACCAAGCAATACCGTGAGATCGCATCCCGCTACATCGGCAATGCGGCGGTCAACTATTTCGACCCGGCCAAACAGCCCAACGTGCTCAATATCCTGAGTACCGAACGCGGGGACGGCAAGAGCCTGATCGCCGAACACCTGGCGGCATTCTTCCGCGAAGCGGACATGAAAGTCCGCATCGTTTCGTGGAACAAGGATTTCGACATCGAACGCAAGGAGTACCTGCTGGCCGAGAAACTCGGGGATTTCGTGCGCGACATCCCGGGCGAAGTTCCCCTCGCCGAGGCCGACGTGGTGCTGGTAGAATACCCGCCCTTCGCCACGAGCTCCGTACCGAAGGAGTTGCTGCGCCATGCGGCGCTGAGCATCGTCATCGCCCCGGCGAACCGCACGTGGAAAGATACCGACCAACTGCTTTTCGAAAAGGCAGAAAAACTCTCGGGGCGCACCCCCGTCGTACTCTGCCTCAACTGCGCGGGCCGCGACGTGGTGCAAACCTTCACGGGCCTGATGCCTCCGTACAGCCGCCTCCGCAGGTTGGGGTATCAGATCAGCCAGTTCGGGTTCACGGCCGTCAAATAA
- a CDS encoding TolC family protein, whose protein sequence is MKRAVFTLWLLLAAVAATAQSEPTPPEFEYSDLQRLTPEDYIDMQLPPLHVLMENARHAPQVGYYESNREIEERELKTVRRNWMRNFKLNANYNYGSSDIYNQNYQDSNIPIWTTTTTGREQSWWNVGASFSIPLDEIFNRRNKIKQQKKRIENTQYDLDRWYDELRMKIIDAYTTAVEQLSILRSAAEAKITSEAQYRMTEVDFVKGKLDAQTLSRQKSLENSATREYEQVRRNLNDALLRLEILTHTPIINKPISMPGTSKEATKTE, encoded by the coding sequence ATGAAAAGGGCCGTCTTCACACTCTGGCTGCTGCTGGCTGCTGTCGCCGCAACGGCGCAAAGCGAGCCTACGCCACCCGAATTCGAATACAGCGACCTGCAACGGCTTACTCCGGAAGATTACATCGACATGCAGCTGCCCCCGCTCCACGTACTGATGGAGAATGCGCGCCATGCACCGCAGGTCGGCTATTACGAGTCGAACCGCGAGATCGAGGAGCGCGAACTGAAAACCGTGCGCCGCAACTGGATGCGCAATTTCAAGCTCAACGCCAACTACAACTACGGATCGTCGGACATCTACAACCAGAATTATCAGGACAGCAACATCCCGATATGGACGACGACCACGACCGGGCGCGAGCAAAGCTGGTGGAACGTCGGAGCTTCGTTCTCGATCCCGCTCGACGAGATTTTCAACCGCCGCAACAAGATCAAGCAGCAGAAGAAGCGTATCGAGAATACCCAGTACGACCTCGACCGCTGGTACGACGAGTTGCGCATGAAGATCATCGACGCCTACACCACGGCCGTCGAGCAGCTCTCGATCCTGCGGAGCGCCGCCGAAGCCAAGATCACGTCCGAGGCACAATACCGCATGACCGAAGTGGACTTCGTCAAAGGCAAGCTCGACGCGCAGACGCTGAGCCGCCAGAAGAGCCTCGAAAATTCGGCGACCCGCGAATACGAGCAGGTGCGGCGCAACCTCAACGACGCCCTGCTGCGGCTCGAGATACTCACGCACACGCCGATCATCAACAAACCCATATCAATGCCCGGGACATCGAAAGAAGCGACTAAAACCGAATAG
- a CDS encoding sugar transferase, with protein sequence MKYPVIYIKGRGNHTARFTELTEGQMRIAGDIGAAMGKLMPLKDDHAFILYEQQGEEDIRSIRFLRSWFPGAGIVLITSGQLTGEERRAYLGAGVNSAVPGDISRADFLRTLQFMTDYTFVRKPVAGAGNEVRLFRMPLWKRAFDIAASLSAILLLSPLLIAVAVAVRLDSPGPVIYKSKRVGSNYRIFDFLKFRSMRSDADRRLKELEDLNQYASAPAAEDDAKMVLDDEEIRKLLADTENGMLYADDFVIPEEAHQHQLETEQENAFVKIENDPRITRLGRFLRKYSIDELPQLFNILRGDMSVVGNRPLPLYEAERLTSDEYIERFMCPSGLTGLWQVEKRGQAGKLSPEQRKQLDIEYARRMSPWFDLKIILRTFTAFIQKENV encoded by the coding sequence TTGAAGTACCCCGTCATCTACATCAAAGGCAGAGGCAACCACACGGCCCGTTTCACGGAGCTGACCGAGGGACAGATGCGTATCGCAGGGGATATCGGCGCAGCCATGGGTAAGCTCATGCCGCTCAAGGACGACCACGCCTTCATCCTCTACGAACAGCAGGGCGAGGAGGACATCCGCAGCATCCGCTTCCTGCGTTCCTGGTTCCCGGGCGCCGGCATCGTCCTCATCACCTCGGGGCAGCTGACCGGGGAGGAGCGGCGTGCGTATCTCGGAGCCGGCGTGAACAGCGCCGTGCCGGGCGACATATCGCGTGCAGATTTTCTCCGCACACTGCAATTCATGACCGACTATACGTTCGTCCGCAAACCCGTCGCAGGCGCCGGGAACGAAGTACGGTTGTTCCGCATGCCGCTCTGGAAACGGGCGTTCGACATCGCAGCATCGCTCTCGGCGATCCTCCTGCTCTCGCCCCTGCTCATAGCCGTGGCCGTGGCCGTCAGACTCGACAGCCCGGGGCCGGTCATCTACAAGTCGAAACGCGTGGGAAGCAACTACCGGATCTTCGATTTCCTGAAGTTCCGCTCGATGCGCTCCGACGCCGACCGGCGGCTCAAGGAGCTGGAAGATCTGAACCAGTATGCCTCGGCACCCGCCGCGGAAGACGACGCGAAGATGGTGCTCGACGACGAAGAGATCCGCAAACTGCTGGCGGACACCGAAAACGGCATGCTCTATGCAGACGATTTCGTGATCCCCGAGGAGGCTCATCAGCACCAGCTGGAAACCGAACAGGAAAACGCGTTCGTGAAGATCGAGAACGACCCCCGCATCACGCGCCTGGGGCGTTTCCTGCGTAAATACAGCATCGACGAACTCCCGCAGCTCTTCAACATCCTGCGGGGCGACATGTCGGTCGTGGGCAACCGCCCGTTACCCCTCTACGAGGCCGAACGCCTCACGAGCGACGAATATATCGAACGGTTCATGTGCCCCTCGGGCCTCACGGGACTGTGGCAGGTCGAAAAACGCGGGCAGGCGGGGAAACTCTCGCCCGAACAGCGCAAGCAGCTCGACATCGAATACGCCCGCAGGATGTCGCCGTGGTTCGACCTGAAAATAATCCTGCGCACGTTCACCGCATTCATACAGAAAGAAAATGTTTAA
- a CDS encoding response regulator, translated as MNRKKVLIVDDKEQIAKILFAYLHQDYECFYMQNPPQAIEWLSRGNMPDLIISDIRMPEMRGDEFLAYLKLNELFKQIPVVMLSSEDSTSERIRLLEEGAEDYIVKPFNPQELKIRIKKILD; from the coding sequence ATGAACCGCAAGAAAGTACTGATCGTAGACGACAAGGAGCAAATCGCAAAAATCCTTTTCGCATACCTCCACCAGGATTACGAATGTTTTTACATGCAGAACCCGCCGCAGGCCATCGAGTGGCTCTCGCGGGGGAACATGCCCGACCTGATTATTTCGGACATCCGCATGCCCGAAATGCGCGGCGACGAATTCCTGGCATACCTCAAGCTCAACGAACTCTTCAAGCAGATCCCGGTCGTGATGCTTTCGAGCGAGGACAGCACCTCGGAACGCATCCGCCTGCTGGAAGAGGGTGCGGAAGACTATATCGTCAAACCGTTCAACCCGCAGGAACTCAAAATAAGGATTAAAAAGATTTTGGATTGA
- a CDS encoding response regulator: MECDNSVNPVGNRPRLLVAEDNPSNYKLVEVLLRRDYDLLHAWNGKEAVALFSDSRPDLVLMDINMPVMDGYEALRGVREIAPDVPVIALTAYAFETDRQRMFQAGFNECLAKPLRADELRTRITALLSR; encoded by the coding sequence ATGGAGTGTGACAATAGTGTAAATCCGGTCGGCAACCGTCCCCGCTTGCTGGTTGCCGAGGATAATCCGAGTAATTATAAGCTTGTCGAGGTGTTGCTGCGCCGTGATTACGACCTGTTACACGCATGGAACGGAAAAGAGGCCGTCGCCCTGTTTTCCGACAGCCGCCCCGACCTGGTGCTGATGGACATCAACATGCCCGTCATGGACGGCTATGAGGCGCTTCGGGGCGTGCGGGAGATTGCGCCCGATGTCCCCGTCATCGCACTTACGGCCTATGCGTTCGAGACCGACCGCCAACGCATGTTCCAGGCCGGCTTCAACGAATGTCTTGCCAAACCTCTGCGGGCGGATGAACTCCGTACGCGGATTACGGCGCTGCTTTCGCGATAG
- a CDS encoding sensor histidine kinase — MTRNPVIKFRMLLFCCALLPVLLRAQEPQERESILIISSYNPDTRRMSGFIAEFERNILASGVPCDIYVETLECKSINDAPIWMSQTENMISRYENKGLRAIVLLGQEAWASFVSLGHIPKDVMCFCCYVSSNGIVLPPPEDSLGMWLPPSINYMNMTDSLNNVGGMLNKYDVRRNIELIRSLFPEAENVAFISDNTYGGISLQALVREEMKNYPDMNLVLVDSREGDEAMHDTYASLSHRSAAILGTWRVGRDGEYLMQRSLNDLVQFNPRIPVFSISQIGIGDVAVGGYVPKYENAASVIASQIKEYYTSGRIDGTHFHLTDGQYLFDSRKLKELKIAEYALPKGSVVEDTVAAKLSKYSHYIELLVAGIVLLVLLLVFVAALFLRTRRLKRTLEEREGQLVVAREKAEESDMLKSAFLANMSHEIRTPLNAIVGFSSLMQGEELSQEERAEYCAIVVNNSEMLLTLLNDILDISSLECGKIKFNYSSEEIVQVCQHVLMTTAHTRQEGVEGRLECAVGSYMLVTDVHRLSQILINLLTNAGKFTSQGSITLGVEVDEAHGEVLFSVTDTGPGIPLDKQEMVFNRFEKLDGNKKKGTGLGLAICRQIAMIFGGRIWVDPTYTSGARFVFAHPIDIRFPEDGENREGGGI, encoded by the coding sequence ATGACCAGAAACCCCGTGATAAAATTTCGGATGCTTCTTTTCTGTTGCGCCCTGCTGCCGGTATTGCTCCGGGCGCAGGAGCCGCAGGAGAGGGAGAGCATCCTGATAATTTCTTCGTATAATCCCGATACGCGCCGCATGTCGGGCTTCATCGCCGAGTTCGAACGCAACATCCTGGCCTCGGGCGTACCGTGTGATATCTATGTCGAAACGCTCGAATGCAAGAGCATCAACGACGCACCTATCTGGATGTCGCAGACCGAGAACATGATTTCCCGGTATGAGAACAAGGGGCTTCGCGCCATCGTCCTGCTGGGGCAAGAGGCCTGGGCGTCGTTCGTCTCGCTGGGGCATATCCCCAAGGATGTGATGTGCTTCTGCTGCTATGTCAGCTCCAATGGCATCGTGCTCCCGCCGCCGGAGGACAGTCTCGGCATGTGGCTGCCCCCTTCGATCAATTACATGAACATGACGGACAGCCTGAACAATGTGGGCGGTATGCTCAACAAGTACGACGTCCGCCGCAATATCGAGCTGATCCGTTCGCTTTTCCCCGAGGCCGAGAACGTCGCCTTCATCTCGGATAACACCTACGGGGGTATTTCGCTCCAGGCACTCGTGCGCGAGGAGATGAAGAACTATCCCGATATGAACCTTGTGCTGGTGGACAGCCGCGAAGGGGACGAGGCGATGCATGATACCTATGCGTCGCTGTCGCACCGTTCCGCGGCGATACTCGGAACCTGGCGTGTGGGCCGCGACGGGGAGTACCTCATGCAGCGTTCGCTCAATGATCTGGTGCAGTTCAATCCGCGCATCCCGGTCTTCTCGATATCCCAGATCGGCATCGGCGACGTGGCCGTGGGTGGCTATGTCCCCAAATACGAGAATGCAGCCTCGGTCATCGCTTCGCAGATCAAGGAGTACTACACATCGGGCAGGATAGACGGGACGCATTTCCACCTTACGGACGGCCAGTACCTCTTCGATTCGCGCAAGCTCAAGGAGTTGAAGATTGCCGAATACGCCCTTCCCAAGGGGAGTGTGGTCGAGGATACCGTAGCGGCCAAACTCTCGAAATATTCCCATTACATCGAGTTGCTCGTGGCGGGTATCGTACTGCTGGTGCTGCTGCTGGTCTTCGTCGCGGCGCTTTTCCTGCGCACGCGGCGCCTCAAGCGCACGCTCGAAGAGCGCGAGGGACAGCTGGTGGTCGCCCGCGAGAAGGCCGAAGAGTCCGACATGCTCAAATCGGCGTTCCTGGCCAATATGAGCCATGAGATCCGCACGCCGCTCAACGCCATCGTGGGCTTCTCGTCGCTGATGCAGGGCGAGGAACTTTCGCAGGAGGAGCGTGCCGAGTACTGCGCCATCGTGGTCAACAATTCCGAGATGCTGCTCACGCTGCTGAACGACATCCTCGACATTTCGTCGCTCGAATGCGGCAAGATCAAATTCAACTACTCGTCCGAGGAGATCGTGCAGGTCTGCCAGCATGTGCTCATGACGACCGCCCATACGCGGCAGGAAGGTGTCGAGGGGCGTCTCGAATGTGCCGTGGGTTCCTATATGCTCGTAACCGATGTCCACCGCTTGTCGCAGATCCTGATCAACCTGCTCACCAACGCCGGCAAGTTCACTTCCCAGGGGAGTATCACGCTCGGCGTGGAGGTCGACGAGGCACACGGGGAAGTGCTCTTCTCGGTGACAGATACGGGCCCCGGCATCCCGCTCGACAAACAGGAGATGGTCTTCAACCGTTTCGAGAAACTCGACGGCAACAAGAAGAAGGGCACGGGCCTCGGCCTTGCCATCTGTCGCCAGATAGCCATGATCTTCGGCGGCCGCATCTGGGTCGATCCGACCTATACCTCCGGTGCGCGTTTTGTCTTCGCCCATCCGATCGACATCCGTTTCCCGGAGGATGGAGAGAACCGTGAGGGGGGGGGGATTTGA